In the genome of Gemmatimonadaceae bacterium, one region contains:
- a CDS encoding TonB family protein, with protein sequence MAVGLKAGPRERVKHEGPWLEGLNWSREVTTASSVEYVYLGDRYGVNSVMVELSAARARAFVTSMRDAAAQTVSMSPAEAVTPSLDEGVTYFSFQVESEVVPFAETVQVPYPEALRRSRVGGEVVAQFVVNTLGLPEASSFKVLRSSNELFTAAVRAHLPRMRFTPAVVQGRPVRQLVQMPFQFNIVH encoded by the coding sequence ATGGCCGTCGGCCTGAAGGCGGGACCGCGGGAACGTGTAAAGCATGAGGGCCCTTGGTTGGAGGGCCTCAATTGGTCGAGGGAAGTCACCACTGCCTCATCGGTCGAGTATGTGTACCTGGGCGATCGGTATGGAGTGAATTCCGTGATGGTAGAGTTGTCCGCCGCGCGCGCCCGGGCTTTTGTCACTTCAATGCGTGACGCCGCTGCGCAGACGGTCTCGATGTCTCCCGCCGAGGCCGTGACGCCCTCCCTTGACGAAGGAGTCACCTATTTCTCATTCCAAGTCGAGTCGGAAGTAGTTCCGTTTGCTGAGACAGTGCAGGTGCCGTATCCCGAGGCGCTCCGGAGATCTCGCGTCGGCGGTGAAGTAGTGGCTCAGTTCGTCGTAAACACACTTGGCCTGCCCGAGGCATCAAGCTTCAAGGTCCTTCGGTCGTCGAACGAGCTCTTTACCGCCGCCGTTCGGGCGCATCTTCCACGGATGCGATTCACCCCAGCAGTGGTACAGGGACGGCCGGTAAGACAGTTGGTCCAAATGCCTTTCCAGTTCAACATCGTGCACTGA
- a CDS encoding helix-turn-helix transcriptional regulator: MPRNHGNDAPDKPLAGRELKALRERAGLTQKQVADLLGKDTATVSRWERGFPITEGQQLRLREVYSGDGYATRSRTAASAEDRVPAIALGLPRAVRVWLRAFQLELAEADVPDEQIESAKAALTSPENFKFFVGRGQPTDYSEDEILDRLKVLALAIRNVLRERGFKVKAR; the protein is encoded by the coding sequence ATGCCTAGGAATCACGGTAACGATGCGCCGGATAAACCGTTGGCTGGGCGGGAGTTAAAGGCGCTGCGGGAAAGGGCAGGCCTGACGCAAAAACAGGTTGCCGATCTGCTCGGAAAGGACACTGCGACGGTCAGCCGATGGGAACGGGGCTTTCCGATTACGGAGGGACAGCAGCTGCGGTTGCGTGAGGTCTACAGCGGGGACGGGTATGCCACGCGTAGCCGAACGGCTGCGTCCGCAGAGGACCGCGTGCCAGCGATCGCGCTCGGCCTACCGAGGGCGGTCCGTGTGTGGCTGCGCGCATTCCAGCTCGAGCTCGCTGAGGCGGACGTCCCCGATGAGCAGATCGAATCGGCGAAGGCGGCGCTAACGTCGCCGGAGAACTTCAAGTTCTTCGTCGGGCGCGGTCAGCCCACAGATTATTCCGAGGATGAGATTCTCGACCGCCTCAAAGTATTGGCGCTCGCCATTCGCAACGTACTCAGGGAGCGCGGCTTCAAGGTGAAGGCAAGGTAG
- a CDS encoding D-Ala-D-Ala carboxypeptidase family metallohydrolase: MTAPATKTVTKLSENFSLEEFAVSGSHPELVQPVPIRYQANVRRLVETILQPLRSLWGKRFRILSGYRDATLNGAVGGSSTSQHRRAEASDVTTENVRGLVRAMIVRPNKFPTGQVIYYPSQNFAHIALPSARYEVPTFFVCTGPKQYELVRNAADFDRVVARVTGVR, encoded by the coding sequence ATGACGGCGCCGGCAACGAAGACGGTCACCAAGCTGAGCGAGAACTTCTCGCTCGAAGAGTTCGCCGTTTCGGGCTCGCACCCGGAGCTCGTGCAGCCGGTCCCGATCCGCTACCAGGCCAACGTGCGGCGCCTCGTCGAGACCATCCTCCAGCCGTTGCGCTCGCTATGGGGCAAGCGCTTCAGGATCCTCTCGGGCTACCGAGACGCCACGCTGAACGGTGCGGTCGGCGGATCATCGACCAGCCAGCACCGCCGAGCCGAGGCATCCGACGTTACTACCGAGAACGTCCGCGGGCTCGTACGCGCGATGATCGTCCGGCCGAACAAGTTCCCGACAGGTCAGGTGATTTATTACCCGTCCCAGAACTTCGCGCACATCGCGCTGCCGAGCGCCCGGTACGAGGTGCCGACGTTCTTCGTCTGCACCGGCCCGAAGCAGTATGAGCTGGTCCGCAACGCGGCCGATTTCGACCGGGTTGTTGCCCGCGTTACGGGGGTCCGCTGA